The proteins below are encoded in one region of Deferribacter autotrophicus:
- a CDS encoding ABC transporter substrate-binding protein, with product MKKFLLVVTVLALLITSAFAEPRYGGTLVFGRGGDSVTMDPAHATDGETFYATTQIYDNLVQFKYGTTEIEPALAESWEVSKDGLEYVFHLRKGVKFHKTKFFKEDVEFTADDVIFSLKRQLDPNHPYHKVGGAYEYWQAMDMSNIVKDIVKVDKYTVKFILNKPEAPFIANLAMDFASILCKKYADKLLKEGRPEDIGRFPVGTGPFVFVKWIKDDRIIFKANKDYWAGRPYIDKLILKVIPNNSVRAAELKTGQIHIMDFPNPEEVAELEKDPNIKLVKQEGLNVGYLAMNTEKKPFDNPLVRKAIYLAINKKDIVDAVYAGFGVPAKNPIPPTMWSYNDDIKDYEYNPEEAKKLLAKAGYPNGFETDIWAMPVPRPYMPNGRKVAEAIQADLAKVGIKAKIVSYDWGTYLQKTKYGEHSMALLGWTGDNGDPDNFLYVLLSSKAAVKPAQNIAFYRSKEFDSLIEKAKVITDKEERTKLYRKAQEVFHKDVPWVPIAHSIVVEPMRKNVMGFKLDPVGKRRFHKVWLDK from the coding sequence ATGAAGAAGTTTTTGTTAGTTGTAACCGTTTTGGCTTTACTAATTACGTCAGCATTTGCAGAACCAAGGTATGGTGGAACCCTTGTATTTGGTAGGGGAGGTGATTCTGTAACAATGGACCCTGCCCATGCTACTGATGGTGAAACATTTTATGCAACAACTCAAATTTATGATAATTTGGTACAGTTCAAGTACGGTACAACCGAAATTGAGCCAGCATTGGCTGAGAGCTGGGAAGTGAGCAAAGATGGACTGGAGTATGTATTTCATCTTAGAAAAGGGGTAAAATTCCACAAAACAAAGTTTTTCAAAGAAGATGTAGAGTTTACAGCTGATGATGTTATCTTTTCATTAAAAAGACAGCTCGATCCAAATCACCCATACCACAAGGTTGGTGGTGCTTACGAGTATTGGCAAGCTATGGATATGAGCAATATAGTGAAGGATATTGTTAAAGTTGATAAATACACAGTAAAATTCATATTGAATAAGCCAGAAGCACCATTCATAGCTAACCTTGCAATGGATTTTGCATCTATCCTTTGCAAAAAATATGCCGACAAGCTTTTAAAAGAAGGGCGTCCTGAGGATATTGGAAGATTTCCAGTGGGGACAGGGCCATTTGTGTTTGTAAAGTGGATTAAAGATGACAGGATAATTTTTAAAGCAAATAAAGATTACTGGGCTGGAAGACCATATATTGATAAACTTATTCTGAAAGTTATCCCTAATAATTCTGTTCGTGCTGCAGAGCTAAAAACAGGTCAGATTCATATTATGGACTTTCCAAATCCTGAAGAGGTAGCAGAGCTTGAAAAAGACCCAAATATTAAACTTGTTAAACAGGAAGGCCTAAATGTAGGTTATCTTGCAATGAATACAGAAAAGAAACCTTTTGATAACCCATTAGTGAGGAAAGCTATATATCTTGCTATTAACAAGAAAGATATTGTAGATGCTGTTTATGCTGGTTTTGGTGTGCCTGCCAAAAACCCAATTCCTCCTACAATGTGGTCATACAATGATGATATAAAAGATTATGAATACAATCCTGAAGAAGCTAAAAAGTTGCTTGCTAAAGCTGGATATCCAAATGGTTTTGAAACAGATATTTGGGCAATGCCTGTGCCAAGGCCATATATGCCAAATGGTAGAAAAGTAGCTGAAGCTATTCAGGCTGATTTGGCAAAGGTGGGAATCAAAGCAAAAATAGTATCTTATGACTGGGGTACATATTTACAAAAAACAAAATATGGTGAGCACTCTATGGCATTATTGGGATGGACAGGTGATAATGGTGATCCAGACAATTTCCTTTATGTATTGTTGAGTTCAAAAGCTGCGGTAAAACCAGCTCAGAATATCGCATTTTATAGAAGTAAAGAGTTTGACTCATTGATAGAAAAAGCAAAAGTGATTACTGACAAAGAAGAAAGAACTAAGCTTTATAGAAAAGCTCAGGAAGTTTTCCACAAAGATGTACCTTGGGTACCAATTGCGCATTCAATAGTTGTGGAGCCTATGAGAAAAAATGTTATGGGATTTAAACTTGATCCTGTAGGTAAGAGAAGATTTCATAAGGTATGGTTAGATAAGTAA
- a CDS encoding enoyl-CoA hydratase/isomerase family protein — MDITKEKIKRIGKIIFKNNSYLTTDNLKDLYHIINEFENDIEVDLITFSSETDSFCKGVNIEELVNYNEAESKIFSFLGQRLIKRMRNLKKIIISLVNGNALGAGFEIVLASDVIFATKRSMFGFPETNFGIIPGFGGTQLMSRKIYETFTKYLVFTGEKVTADNLFEKGIITKLFDNNDEMTNFFEEFAEKLKQRSVFAIGLAKEVINNGIEIDLEKALLLEQNAFTVAFASNDKREGMSAFIEKRKPKFTDRWEEFKKL, encoded by the coding sequence ATGGATATTACAAAAGAAAAAATAAAACGCATTGGCAAAATTATTTTCAAAAACAATTCTTATTTAACGACTGATAACCTCAAAGATTTGTACCACATAATAAATGAATTTGAAAATGATATAGAAGTTGATCTCATTACTTTTAGCAGTGAAACAGATTCTTTTTGCAAAGGTGTAAACATAGAAGAATTAGTAAATTACAATGAAGCAGAATCAAAAATTTTTTCCTTTTTAGGTCAGAGACTAATTAAACGAATGAGAAATTTGAAAAAAATTATTATCTCCCTAGTGAATGGTAATGCTCTAGGTGCCGGTTTTGAGATAGTTTTAGCTTCAGATGTTATTTTTGCTACAAAAAGAAGTATGTTTGGCTTTCCAGAAACAAATTTTGGCATAATACCCGGATTTGGTGGGACTCAACTTATGTCTCGCAAAATTTATGAAACATTTACCAAATATCTTGTTTTTACCGGAGAAAAAGTAACCGCTGATAATCTTTTTGAAAAAGGAATAATTACCAAACTGTTTGATAACAACGATGAAATGACTAATTTCTTTGAAGAGTTTGCCGAAAAATTAAAACAAAGGAGTGTTTTTGCCATAGGTCTTGCTAAAGAGGTAATTAACAACGGTATCGAGATAGATCTCGAAAAAGCGTTATTACTAGAGCAAAACGCATTCACAGTAGCCTTTGCAAGTAATGATAAAAGAGAGGGAATGAGCGCATTTATTGAAAAAAGAAAACCTAAGTTTACAGATAGATGGGAAGAGTTTAAAAAACTTTAG
- a CDS encoding TRAP transporter large permease — MTEAMPLILFITVFGLLLLGYPVAFTLGGVSLFFGLATFGLDFFNLLPLRIWGRITNVVLIAVPLFVYMGVMLEKSGLAEELLETMALLFGKLRGGLAISVVVVGALLAASTGIVGATVVTMGLLSLPTMLKRNYSPELATGTISASGTLGQIIPPSIVLVLLGSILNVDIGSMFIGAVVPGLMLVILYIIYIVIMAIVKPESCPAMPKEELDAFHKDGMYKKIITAFLMPFGLILAVLGSIFAGIASPTEAAAVGAFFATVLTALKGRLNFNTLKAVMKETTYLTCMVFILLVGATAFGLVFRGMGGDAYIRDLVINANLSKGMFTFLVMFVVFIAGFFIDFIEITFILVPVVAPIFEHFGVNLLWLGILFAVNLQTSFLTPPFGFSLFYLKGVAPPEVTTMHIYKGIIPYIIIQLIVLAMVAFWPESVLWLPKIISY, encoded by the coding sequence ATGACAGAAGCTATGCCTCTGATTCTATTTATAACTGTTTTCGGTCTTTTACTACTCGGTTATCCCGTTGCATTCACTTTAGGTGGTGTTTCTTTATTTTTTGGTCTTGCTACTTTCGGTTTAGATTTTTTTAATTTACTCCCTTTAAGAATCTGGGGACGTATTACCAATGTGGTTTTAATTGCTGTTCCTCTTTTTGTTTATATGGGGGTAATGCTTGAAAAATCAGGTCTTGCTGAAGAGTTGTTGGAAACAATGGCTCTACTTTTCGGTAAATTAAGAGGCGGTCTTGCCATCTCAGTTGTGGTGGTTGGTGCTCTACTTGCAGCCTCCACAGGAATAGTTGGTGCCACTGTGGTAACTATGGGGCTTTTAAGTTTACCTACTATGCTCAAAAGGAACTACTCACCTGAACTTGCCACAGGGACTATATCAGCATCAGGTACTTTAGGACAAATTATTCCTCCAAGTATCGTCCTTGTTCTTCTTGGCTCAATCTTGAATGTGGATATCGGCTCCATGTTTATTGGCGCTGTTGTACCCGGCTTGATGCTTGTGATCTTATACATCATCTATATAGTAATCATGGCCATCGTAAAACCTGAATCATGTCCGGCCATGCCAAAAGAAGAATTGGACGCCTTTCACAAAGATGGAATGTACAAAAAAATAATTACTGCATTTTTAATGCCCTTTGGCTTGATCCTTGCAGTTTTGGGTTCCATTTTCGCTGGAATTGCTTCCCCAACCGAAGCTGCAGCAGTTGGAGCTTTTTTTGCAACTGTTTTAACGGCACTAAAAGGTAGATTAAATTTCAACACTCTAAAAGCAGTAATGAAAGAAACCACCTATCTTACATGTATGGTGTTTATCCTCCTTGTAGGCGCCACAGCCTTTGGTCTTGTTTTTAGAGGTATGGGTGGCGATGCATACATTAGAGACCTGGTTATCAATGCGAATTTAAGCAAAGGTATGTTTACCTTCCTTGTCATGTTTGTAGTATTTATTGCAGGTTTCTTCATAGATTTTATCGAAATTACATTTATTTTAGTCCCTGTTGTTGCTCCTATTTTTGAACATTTTGGGGTAAATCTTCTTTGGCTTGGAATTCTTTTTGCCGTTAACCTTCAAACATCTTTTCTAACTCCACCATTCGGATTTTCACTATTTTACCTTAAAGGTGTAGCTCCACCAGAAGTAACCACAATGCACATCTATAAAGGGATTATTCCGTACATTATTATCCAGCTAATAGTTCTAGCAATGGTTGCTTTCTGGCCAGAAAGTGTCCTCTGGCTTCCAAAAATTATCAGTTATTAA
- a CDS encoding TRAP transporter small permease subunit has product MKLIAKIMKIIDMFNEWFGNIVIWISTLMVLVVCYDVTTRYVFNKSSVAVQELEWHLFGFLFLLGAAYTLKHDRHVRVDVFYDKLTEKKKAVIDIIGTLLFLIPFSILVIYTSKNFVINSFLIKEGSPNPGGLPYRFILKSAIPVGFFLVLLQGISLLIRNFLILTGKKEYLEGSQK; this is encoded by the coding sequence TTGAAGTTAATCGCTAAAATCATGAAAATCATCGATATGTTTAATGAGTGGTTTGGTAATATTGTAATCTGGATTTCTACTTTAATGGTACTTGTGGTTTGTTATGATGTAACCACAAGATATGTTTTTAACAAAAGTTCTGTTGCCGTGCAAGAGCTTGAATGGCACCTTTTCGGTTTTCTTTTCCTTTTGGGCGCTGCTTACACTTTAAAACATGACAGACATGTAAGAGTGGACGTATTTTACGATAAGTTAACTGAAAAAAAGAAAGCTGTAATTGATATCATCGGAACACTTCTGTTTTTAATACCTTTTTCAATTTTAGTAATTTACACATCTAAAAATTTCGTCATCAACTCTTTTCTTATTAAAGAAGGATCTCCTAACCCCGGCGGATTACCTTACAGGTTCATTTTAAAAAGTGCCATCCCTGTAGGGTTCTTTCTTGTTCTACTTCAGGGAATATCATTACTTATTCGCAACTTCTTAATATTAACAGGTAAAAAAGAATATCTAGAAGGGAGTCAAAAATGA
- a CDS encoding proline--tRNA ligase, with protein MRLKNYFLPTLRENPSEAEVVSHKYMLRAGMIRKVAAGIYNYLPAGLKVIKKVENIVRKYMNEAGAIEVLMPAVVPAELWMESGRWNVYGKELLRLKDRHDRDFCIGPTHEEVVTDIVRNEVKSYKQLPLNLYQIQTKFRDEVRPRFGLMRGREFIMKDAYSFDVDDAGAEASYQKMYDAYCKIFEACGLKYKVVEADSGAIGGSFSHEFMVTADTGEDFVISCTKCDFAANIEKAPVLDEGVVPDEPEKKSEIVTTENIKRVVDVAEYLGIPPHKHVKTLIVKGDNKFFAILIRGDRELNLVKVKNFFNLSYVEFANEDEILRITGGPVGFSGPKGLKIPIYADYEIKYMKNFVLGINEKDKHQINANLGRDFDVDGFGDFRNAVPGDKCARCGEGEYQITKGIEVGHIFKLGTKYSKAMNAYYLDKDGKQKLMVMGCYGIGIGRTAAAAIEQNHDEKGIIWPVQLAPFEVVVVPINTNSEDVVNLSETVYLRLQKEGVDVLIDDRDERAGVKFNDADLVGYPLRINVGAKSLSQGNVEIFIRKTGEIVTVKKEDVIDKTLQLLDELREGKI; from the coding sequence ATGAGATTAAAAAATTATTTTTTGCCAACTTTAAGGGAAAATCCAAGTGAAGCTGAAGTTGTAAGCCATAAATATATGCTTAGAGCCGGTATGATAAGGAAGGTGGCTGCCGGTATTTATAATTATCTGCCTGCAGGATTGAAAGTTATTAAGAAAGTGGAAAATATTGTTAGAAAGTATATGAATGAGGCTGGGGCCATTGAGGTTTTAATGCCAGCTGTTGTCCCTGCCGAGCTTTGGATGGAAAGCGGTAGATGGAATGTTTATGGTAAAGAATTATTAAGATTGAAAGACAGACACGATAGAGATTTTTGCATAGGGCCTACCCATGAAGAAGTGGTTACTGATATAGTGAGAAATGAGGTAAAATCTTATAAGCAACTGCCTTTAAATCTTTATCAGATTCAGACAAAATTTAGAGATGAAGTAAGACCTAGATTTGGTTTAATGAGAGGGCGAGAATTCATTATGAAAGATGCTTACTCTTTTGATGTGGATGATGCTGGGGCAGAAGCTAGCTATCAAAAAATGTATGATGCATACTGTAAAATATTTGAGGCATGTGGTTTGAAATATAAAGTGGTTGAAGCAGATTCAGGAGCGATTGGTGGTTCTTTTTCTCATGAGTTTATGGTAACAGCTGATACCGGAGAGGATTTTGTTATCAGCTGTACAAAATGCGATTTTGCAGCAAACATTGAGAAAGCCCCTGTCCTGGATGAAGGGGTAGTCCCTGATGAGCCTGAGAAAAAGTCAGAAATTGTAACCACAGAAAATATAAAAAGAGTAGTGGATGTAGCTGAGTACCTTGGGATTCCACCTCATAAACATGTAAAAACACTCATTGTTAAAGGTGATAATAAATTTTTTGCTATTCTTATTAGAGGTGATAGGGAGTTAAACCTTGTTAAAGTTAAAAACTTTTTCAACCTTTCTTATGTGGAGTTCGCTAATGAAGATGAGATTCTTAGAATTACAGGTGGACCTGTAGGATTTTCAGGACCAAAAGGACTTAAAATCCCAATTTATGCAGATTATGAAATAAAGTATATGAAAAATTTCGTCCTTGGTATTAATGAAAAGGATAAGCATCAGATAAATGCTAACCTTGGTAGAGATTTTGATGTGGATGGTTTTGGTGATTTCAGAAATGCTGTGCCTGGTGATAAATGTGCAAGGTGTGGAGAGGGCGAGTATCAGATTACAAAAGGGATTGAAGTGGGGCATATCTTCAAACTTGGGACAAAGTATTCTAAAGCGATGAACGCTTATTATCTTGATAAAGATGGTAAACAAAAATTGATGGTAATGGGGTGTTATGGTATAGGTATAGGAAGAACTGCAGCAGCGGCCATTGAGCAGAATCATGATGAAAAAGGGATAATTTGGCCTGTGCAGCTTGCTCCTTTTGAAGTGGTTGTAGTGCCTATAAATACAAATTCTGAAGATGTGGTAAATCTTTCAGAAACAGTTTATTTAAGGCTTCAAAAAGAAGGGGTTGATGTTTTGATTGATGATAGGGATGAAAGAGCTGGTGTTAAGTTTAATGATGCAGACCTTGTGGGATATCCTCTCAGGATAAATGTAGGCGCCAAATCTCTTTCTCAGGGTAATGTGGAGATTTTCATAAGAAAAACAGGTGAAATTGTTACTGTTAAAAAAGAGGATGTGATTGATAAGACATTGCAACTTTTGGATGAGTTAAGAGAAGGTAAAATATAA